In the genome of Anomalospiza imberbis isolate Cuckoo-Finch-1a 21T00152 chromosome 11, ASM3175350v1, whole genome shotgun sequence, one region contains:
- the CRELD1 gene encoding protein disulfide isomerase CRELD1 isoform X2, with protein MGPLLPRSPRRRGPGLGGALLGAALLGGVLLAVHADPDSHRDGAEPCRACRGLADSFIRGLERTEHEGFGGGNTAWEEEKLSKYQHSETRLLEVLEGVCAPSDFACHQLLERSEEHVEQWWFHEQQQHPDFFQWLCVDRLMLCCPPGTYGPDCRSCAGGPRQPCSGNGRCDGDGTRRGTGLCVCSPGYGGPFCAECGDGYYEASRNKSHLVCAECYQACGRCTGPEDSSCLRCKRGWVLHEHRCIDIDECGTEMAHCRANQYCVNTEGSYECRDCSTACIGCMGAGPARCKKCNKGYWRDGAKCLDVDECASAEEPVCTGVQEVCENTEGSYRCICAQGHIRRDGQCVEDKPPE; from the exons ATGGGGCCGCTGCTGCCGCGGTCGCCCCGGCGCAGGGGGCCCGGGCTCGGAGGGGCCCTCCTGGGGGCCGCCCTCCTCGGGGGAGTCCTGCTCGCCGTTCACGCCGATCCCGACTCCCACCGAGACGGGGCCGAGCCGTGCCGAGCCTGCCGCGGCCTCGCCGACAGCTTCATCAGG GGCCTGGAGCGGACAGAGCATGAGGGCTTTGGTGGGGGTAACACAgcctgggaggaggagaagctgtCCAAGTACCAGCACAG TGAGACCCGtctgctggaggtgctggagggcGTCTGTGCCCCCTCGGACTTCGCCTGTCACCAATTGCTGGAGCGGAGTGAGGAGCACGTGGAGCAGTGGTGGTTCCATGA gcagcagcagcaccctgaCTTTTTCCAATGGCTGTGTGTGGACAGGCTGATGCTTTGCTGCCCGCCTGGCACCTACGGCCCGGACTGCCGGT CCTGTGCCGGTGGGCCCCGGCAGCCCTGCAGTGGCAATGGGCGATGCGATGGTGACGGCACACGCCGCGGCACCGGCCTCTGCGTCTGCAGCCCGGGCTACGGTGGCCCCTTCTGTGCCGAGTGCGGTGATGGCTACTATGAGGCCTCGCGGAACAAGAGCCACCTTGTGTGTGCTG AGTGCTACCAGGCATGCGGGCGCTGCACGGGTCCTGAGGACTCCAGCTGCCTTCGCTGCAAGAGGGGCTGGGTGCTGCATGAGCACCGCTGCATCG ATATAGATGAGTGTGGCACAGAGATGGCGCATTGCCGAGCCAACCAGTACTGCGTCAACACAGAGGGCTCCTACGAGTGCCGAG ACTGCTCCACGGCTTGCATCGGCTGCATGGGTGCCGGGCCGGCTCGCTGCAAGAAATGCAACAAGGGCTACTGGCGGGATGGAGCCAAGTGCTTGG ACGTGGATGAGTGTGCCAGTGCCGAGGAGCCAGTGTGCACAGGAGTGCAGGAGGTGTGTGAGAACACAGAGGGCAGCTACCGGTGCATCTGCGCCCAAGGCCACATCCGCCGAGACGGGCAGTGCGTTGAGGACAAGCCCCCTG aatGA
- the IL17RC gene encoding interleukin-17 receptor C isoform X1 has protein sequence MEPTRLCGAPSRPQRWRDTEPSEVGAGTGGPTPGRLLTPRKDPGVRDPSRKLEPSAAVGPVEPGEELLGSSQRGAGAPRGPGPTMHALGQLLLVVLVVGSAGGRGDPRDTLACSQGLTCRLLDADVLCGTEPPGPRHELALARLRLEPTLRCTEPLACVPCLEARVRLALPPATSTATESRLSVQPGTSGTEDSSDGGQWSPAAGASPSQPNVTGLLLLSGHAYASSRCVAVEVWAPLVPTLRGRTVGWVIFRCFEAPLGSELHISAYMNSRGRQRLSQQQRVPDCSWPAAQAAVPQCQVPRLRVSPGQKEVVVEVEGAAVGHSYTLRLYHNHSHGTSGPGRVVTTQSSPMNYVLPADEVLPCLCLQVWPETQDPLRATLCPFSHDAEAWERLWAQSQLVLHIEGQVLTCSLSAPCDLLADLVPCWQPVPSGPCQPLPGLQQPAGGKGPQEFGGLRPHPNLCVQVWSGGQVRLTQCLRDRALPGRPDDLLLLEHGGNASLCAVERGACTPLASFTSRGAGHPGLLEQDLQQDVAVGQCQQLWHPSNRTGVALWACPLHKYLRTHWALVWMGVLLGAACLLLLLLLKKEDMKGWLKSLRAGCGSKGLLQGRRALLVHAAEPVAERAACTLMAALHSLGLTVVAAPGGGSGVAALGPLPWLHAQHHRALRDSDTIILLLSPAAVAAAQQWDAGARVVPESGAAESSLGPRHNPDPDDVPSVAPCEVFAAALSCAMPVLAVASGHYVVARLEALVPAVPPALRAAPAFALPSEMEGFLQALAGPARQRGRCLEPNVAAVAEALQRAVGE, from the exons ATGGAGCCAACTCGTCTCTGTGGGGCCCCAAGCCGTCCCCAAAGGTGGCGGGACACGGAGCCCTCCGAGGTCGGTGCGGGAACGGGAGGCCCCACCCCAGGGCGGTTGCTGACGCCACGCAAGGACCCGGGTGTCCGGGATCCGAGCAGGAAGCTGGAGCCGTCGGCGGCGGTGGGGCCCGTGGAgccaggagaggagctgctggggagcagccagCGTGGGGCCGGGGCGCCCCGAGGCCCCGGCCCCACCATGCACgccctggggcagctcctgctggtggtgctggtggtggggTCGGCGGGTGGCCGTGGGGACCCCCGCGACACCCTGGCCTGCTCCCAG GGCCTCACCTGCCGCCTCTTGG ACGCCGATGTGCTGTGCGGGACAGAGCCCCCGGGGCCCAGGCACGAGCTGGCCCTGGCTCGTCTGCGGCTGGAGCCGACACTGCGCTGCACCGAGCCCTTGGCCTGTGTGCCCTGCCTGGAGGCACGCGTGCGCCTGGCCTTGCCCCCTGCCACCAGCACCGCCACCGAGTCCCGCCTCTCCGTGCAGCCGGGCACCTCTGGGACAGAGGACAGCAGTGATGGGGGACAGTGGTCACCAGCGGCTGGggccagcccatcccagcccaacgttactgggctgctgctgctctctgggcaCGCGTACGCCTCATCCCGCTGTGTGGCCGTGGAGGTCTGGGCACCCTTGGTCCCCACATTGCGCGGCCGAACCGTG GGTTGGGTGATCTTCCGGTGCTTCGAGGCGCCGCTGGGCTCCGAACTCCACATCTCGGCATACATGAACTCACGGGGCCGGCAGAggctgagccagcagcagcGGGTGCCAG ACTGTTCGTGGCccgcagcacaggctgctgtaCCCCAGTGCCAAG TGCCCAGGCTGCGGGTCTCCCCGGGGCAGAAGGAGGTGGTTGTGGAGGTGGAGGGGGCTGCAGTAGGGCACAGCTACACACTCCGGCTCTACCACAACCATAGCCATGGCACCAGTGGGCCGGGACGTGTGGTGACCACG CAGAGCAGTCCCATGAACTATGTCCTGCCTGCCGATGAggtgctgccctgcctctgcctgcaG GTCTGGCCGGAAACCCAGGACCCACTACGGGCCACCCTGTGCCCCTTCTCTCATG atgCTGAGGCCTGGGAGCGACTGTGGGCACAGAGCCAGCTGGTCCTGCACATCGAGGGGCAGGTGCTGACCTGCTCCCTCTCAGCCCCCTGCGACCTCCTGGCTGACCTGgtgccctgctggcagccagtGCCTTCCGGGCCCTGCCAACCCCTCCCTGGCCTGCAGCAGCCTGCTGGGGGAAAG GGACCCCAGGAGTTTGGAGGGCTGCGGCCACACCCCAACCTCTGCGTGCAG GTGTGGAGCGGCGGGCAGGTCCGGCTGACCCAGTGCCTGCGGGACC GAGCGCTGCCCGGCCGCCCCGATgacctcctgctgctggagcatgGGGGGAATGCCTCACTGTGTGCCGTGGAGCGGGGTGCCTGCACACCCCTTGCCAGCTTCACCAGCAGG ggagcagggcaccctgggctgctggagcaggatctGCAGCAGGACGTGGCagtggggcagtgccagcag CTGTGGCACCCATCAAACAGAACTGGGGTTGCGCTCTGGGCCTGTCCCCTGCACAAGT ACCTGCGTACCCACTGGGCACTTGTGTGGATGGGAGTGCTACTGGGAGCTGCCTGTCTCCTACTGCTGCTCTTGTTGAAGAAGGAGGACATGAAAG gaTGGCTGAAATCCCTGAGGGCTGGCTGTGGCTCCAAGG GTCTGCTGCAAGGCCGGCGGGCACTGCTGGTGCACGCGGCAGAGCCGGTGGCGGAGCGGGCAGCGTGTACCCTGATGGCAGCTCTGCACTCACTGGGGCTGACGGTGGTGGCAGCACCGGGGGGTGGCAGTGGGGTAGCGGCTTTGGGGCCACTGCCCTGGCTGCACGCCCAGCACCACCGGGCACTGCGTGACAGTGATAccatcatcctcctcctctctccggCAGCCGTGGCTGCTGCACAGCAGTGGGATGCCGGGGCCAGGGTTGTGCCAGAGTCCGGGGCTGCTGAAAGCAGCCTTGGGCCCCGGCACAACCCTGACCCTGATGATGTCCCCTCTGTGGCACCCTGCGAGGTGTTTGCGGCAGCTCTGTCCTGTGCCATGCCAGTGTTGGCGGTGGCCAGTGGGCACTACGTGGTGGCCCGGCTGGAGGCCTTGGTGCCGGCAGTGCCCCCAGCGCTGCGGGCAGCCCCTGCCTTTGCACTGCCCAGCGAGATGGAGGGGTTCTTGCAGGCACTGGCAGGCCCAGCTCGGCAGAGGGGCCGGTGTCTAGAGCCAAATGTGGCGGCGGTGGCCGAGGCTCTGCAGCGGGCGGTAGGAGAATAA
- the IL17RC gene encoding interleukin-17 receptor C isoform X2: MEPTRLCGAPSRPQRWRDTEPSEVGAGTGGPTPGRLLTPRKDPGVRDPSRKLEPSAAVGPVEPGEELLGSSQRGAGAPRGPGPTMHALGQLLLVVLVVGSAGGRGDPRDTLACSQGLTCRLLDADVLCGTEPPGPRHELALARLRLEPTLRCTEPLACVPCLEARVRLALPPATSTATESRLSVQPGTSGTEDSSDGGQWSPAAGASPSQPNVTGLLLLSGHAYASSRCVAVEVWAPLVPTLRGRTVGWVIFRCFEAPLGSELHISAYMNSRGRQRLSQQQRVPDCSWPAAQAAVPQCQVPRLRVSPGQKEVVVEVEGAAVGHSYTLRLYHNHSHGTSGPGRVVTTSSPMNYVLPADEVLPCLCLQVWPETQDPLRATLCPFSHDAEAWERLWAQSQLVLHIEGQVLTCSLSAPCDLLADLVPCWQPVPSGPCQPLPGLQQPAGGKGPQEFGGLRPHPNLCVQVWSGGQVRLTQCLRDRALPGRPDDLLLLEHGGNASLCAVERGACTPLASFTSRGAGHPGLLEQDLQQDVAVGQCQQLWHPSNRTGVALWACPLHKYLRTHWALVWMGVLLGAACLLLLLLLKKEDMKGWLKSLRAGCGSKGLLQGRRALLVHAAEPVAERAACTLMAALHSLGLTVVAAPGGGSGVAALGPLPWLHAQHHRALRDSDTIILLLSPAAVAAAQQWDAGARVVPESGAAESSLGPRHNPDPDDVPSVAPCEVFAAALSCAMPVLAVASGHYVVARLEALVPAVPPALRAAPAFALPSEMEGFLQALAGPARQRGRCLEPNVAAVAEALQRAVGE; the protein is encoded by the exons ATGGAGCCAACTCGTCTCTGTGGGGCCCCAAGCCGTCCCCAAAGGTGGCGGGACACGGAGCCCTCCGAGGTCGGTGCGGGAACGGGAGGCCCCACCCCAGGGCGGTTGCTGACGCCACGCAAGGACCCGGGTGTCCGGGATCCGAGCAGGAAGCTGGAGCCGTCGGCGGCGGTGGGGCCCGTGGAgccaggagaggagctgctggggagcagccagCGTGGGGCCGGGGCGCCCCGAGGCCCCGGCCCCACCATGCACgccctggggcagctcctgctggtggtgctggtggtggggTCGGCGGGTGGCCGTGGGGACCCCCGCGACACCCTGGCCTGCTCCCAG GGCCTCACCTGCCGCCTCTTGG ACGCCGATGTGCTGTGCGGGACAGAGCCCCCGGGGCCCAGGCACGAGCTGGCCCTGGCTCGTCTGCGGCTGGAGCCGACACTGCGCTGCACCGAGCCCTTGGCCTGTGTGCCCTGCCTGGAGGCACGCGTGCGCCTGGCCTTGCCCCCTGCCACCAGCACCGCCACCGAGTCCCGCCTCTCCGTGCAGCCGGGCACCTCTGGGACAGAGGACAGCAGTGATGGGGGACAGTGGTCACCAGCGGCTGGggccagcccatcccagcccaacgttactgggctgctgctgctctctgggcaCGCGTACGCCTCATCCCGCTGTGTGGCCGTGGAGGTCTGGGCACCCTTGGTCCCCACATTGCGCGGCCGAACCGTG GGTTGGGTGATCTTCCGGTGCTTCGAGGCGCCGCTGGGCTCCGAACTCCACATCTCGGCATACATGAACTCACGGGGCCGGCAGAggctgagccagcagcagcGGGTGCCAG ACTGTTCGTGGCccgcagcacaggctgctgtaCCCCAGTGCCAAG TGCCCAGGCTGCGGGTCTCCCCGGGGCAGAAGGAGGTGGTTGTGGAGGTGGAGGGGGCTGCAGTAGGGCACAGCTACACACTCCGGCTCTACCACAACCATAGCCATGGCACCAGTGGGCCGGGACGTGTGGTGACCACG AGCAGTCCCATGAACTATGTCCTGCCTGCCGATGAggtgctgccctgcctctgcctgcaG GTCTGGCCGGAAACCCAGGACCCACTACGGGCCACCCTGTGCCCCTTCTCTCATG atgCTGAGGCCTGGGAGCGACTGTGGGCACAGAGCCAGCTGGTCCTGCACATCGAGGGGCAGGTGCTGACCTGCTCCCTCTCAGCCCCCTGCGACCTCCTGGCTGACCTGgtgccctgctggcagccagtGCCTTCCGGGCCCTGCCAACCCCTCCCTGGCCTGCAGCAGCCTGCTGGGGGAAAG GGACCCCAGGAGTTTGGAGGGCTGCGGCCACACCCCAACCTCTGCGTGCAG GTGTGGAGCGGCGGGCAGGTCCGGCTGACCCAGTGCCTGCGGGACC GAGCGCTGCCCGGCCGCCCCGATgacctcctgctgctggagcatgGGGGGAATGCCTCACTGTGTGCCGTGGAGCGGGGTGCCTGCACACCCCTTGCCAGCTTCACCAGCAGG ggagcagggcaccctgggctgctggagcaggatctGCAGCAGGACGTGGCagtggggcagtgccagcag CTGTGGCACCCATCAAACAGAACTGGGGTTGCGCTCTGGGCCTGTCCCCTGCACAAGT ACCTGCGTACCCACTGGGCACTTGTGTGGATGGGAGTGCTACTGGGAGCTGCCTGTCTCCTACTGCTGCTCTTGTTGAAGAAGGAGGACATGAAAG gaTGGCTGAAATCCCTGAGGGCTGGCTGTGGCTCCAAGG GTCTGCTGCAAGGCCGGCGGGCACTGCTGGTGCACGCGGCAGAGCCGGTGGCGGAGCGGGCAGCGTGTACCCTGATGGCAGCTCTGCACTCACTGGGGCTGACGGTGGTGGCAGCACCGGGGGGTGGCAGTGGGGTAGCGGCTTTGGGGCCACTGCCCTGGCTGCACGCCCAGCACCACCGGGCACTGCGTGACAGTGATAccatcatcctcctcctctctccggCAGCCGTGGCTGCTGCACAGCAGTGGGATGCCGGGGCCAGGGTTGTGCCAGAGTCCGGGGCTGCTGAAAGCAGCCTTGGGCCCCGGCACAACCCTGACCCTGATGATGTCCCCTCTGTGGCACCCTGCGAGGTGTTTGCGGCAGCTCTGTCCTGTGCCATGCCAGTGTTGGCGGTGGCCAGTGGGCACTACGTGGTGGCCCGGCTGGAGGCCTTGGTGCCGGCAGTGCCCCCAGCGCTGCGGGCAGCCCCTGCCTTTGCACTGCCCAGCGAGATGGAGGGGTTCTTGCAGGCACTGGCAGGCCCAGCTCGGCAGAGGGGCCGGTGTCTAGAGCCAAATGTGGCGGCGGTGGCCGAGGCTCTGCAGCGGGCGGTAGGAGAATAA
- the IL17RC gene encoding interleukin-17 receptor C isoform X3 has product MEPTRLCGAPSRPQRWRDTEPSEVGAGTGGPTPGRLLTPRKDPGVRDPSRKLEPSAAVGPVEPGEELLGSSQRGAGAPRGPGPTMHALGQLLLVVLVVGSAGGRGDPRDTLACSQGLTCRLLDADVLCGTEPPGPRHELALARLRLEPTLRCTEPLACVPCLEARVRLALPPATSTATESRLSVQPGTSGTEDSSDGGQWSPAAGASPSQPNVTGLLLLSGHAYASSRCVAVEVWAPLVPTLRGRTVGWVIFRCFEAPLGSELHISAYMNSRGRQRLSQQQRVPDCSWPAAQAAVPQCQVPRLRVSPGQKEVVVEVEGAAVGHSYTLRLYHNHSHGTSGPGRVVTTVWPETQDPLRATLCPFSHDAEAWERLWAQSQLVLHIEGQVLTCSLSAPCDLLADLVPCWQPVPSGPCQPLPGLQQPAGGKGPQEFGGLRPHPNLCVQVWSGGQVRLTQCLRDRALPGRPDDLLLLEHGGNASLCAVERGACTPLASFTSRGAGHPGLLEQDLQQDVAVGQCQQLWHPSNRTGVALWACPLHKYLRTHWALVWMGVLLGAACLLLLLLLKKEDMKGWLKSLRAGCGSKGLLQGRRALLVHAAEPVAERAACTLMAALHSLGLTVVAAPGGGSGVAALGPLPWLHAQHHRALRDSDTIILLLSPAAVAAAQQWDAGARVVPESGAAESSLGPRHNPDPDDVPSVAPCEVFAAALSCAMPVLAVASGHYVVARLEALVPAVPPALRAAPAFALPSEMEGFLQALAGPARQRGRCLEPNVAAVAEALQRAVGE; this is encoded by the exons ATGGAGCCAACTCGTCTCTGTGGGGCCCCAAGCCGTCCCCAAAGGTGGCGGGACACGGAGCCCTCCGAGGTCGGTGCGGGAACGGGAGGCCCCACCCCAGGGCGGTTGCTGACGCCACGCAAGGACCCGGGTGTCCGGGATCCGAGCAGGAAGCTGGAGCCGTCGGCGGCGGTGGGGCCCGTGGAgccaggagaggagctgctggggagcagccagCGTGGGGCCGGGGCGCCCCGAGGCCCCGGCCCCACCATGCACgccctggggcagctcctgctggtggtgctggtggtggggTCGGCGGGTGGCCGTGGGGACCCCCGCGACACCCTGGCCTGCTCCCAG GGCCTCACCTGCCGCCTCTTGG ACGCCGATGTGCTGTGCGGGACAGAGCCCCCGGGGCCCAGGCACGAGCTGGCCCTGGCTCGTCTGCGGCTGGAGCCGACACTGCGCTGCACCGAGCCCTTGGCCTGTGTGCCCTGCCTGGAGGCACGCGTGCGCCTGGCCTTGCCCCCTGCCACCAGCACCGCCACCGAGTCCCGCCTCTCCGTGCAGCCGGGCACCTCTGGGACAGAGGACAGCAGTGATGGGGGACAGTGGTCACCAGCGGCTGGggccagcccatcccagcccaacgttactgggctgctgctgctctctgggcaCGCGTACGCCTCATCCCGCTGTGTGGCCGTGGAGGTCTGGGCACCCTTGGTCCCCACATTGCGCGGCCGAACCGTG GGTTGGGTGATCTTCCGGTGCTTCGAGGCGCCGCTGGGCTCCGAACTCCACATCTCGGCATACATGAACTCACGGGGCCGGCAGAggctgagccagcagcagcGGGTGCCAG ACTGTTCGTGGCccgcagcacaggctgctgtaCCCCAGTGCCAAG TGCCCAGGCTGCGGGTCTCCCCGGGGCAGAAGGAGGTGGTTGTGGAGGTGGAGGGGGCTGCAGTAGGGCACAGCTACACACTCCGGCTCTACCACAACCATAGCCATGGCACCAGTGGGCCGGGACGTGTGGTGACCACG GTCTGGCCGGAAACCCAGGACCCACTACGGGCCACCCTGTGCCCCTTCTCTCATG atgCTGAGGCCTGGGAGCGACTGTGGGCACAGAGCCAGCTGGTCCTGCACATCGAGGGGCAGGTGCTGACCTGCTCCCTCTCAGCCCCCTGCGACCTCCTGGCTGACCTGgtgccctgctggcagccagtGCCTTCCGGGCCCTGCCAACCCCTCCCTGGCCTGCAGCAGCCTGCTGGGGGAAAG GGACCCCAGGAGTTTGGAGGGCTGCGGCCACACCCCAACCTCTGCGTGCAG GTGTGGAGCGGCGGGCAGGTCCGGCTGACCCAGTGCCTGCGGGACC GAGCGCTGCCCGGCCGCCCCGATgacctcctgctgctggagcatgGGGGGAATGCCTCACTGTGTGCCGTGGAGCGGGGTGCCTGCACACCCCTTGCCAGCTTCACCAGCAGG ggagcagggcaccctgggctgctggagcaggatctGCAGCAGGACGTGGCagtggggcagtgccagcag CTGTGGCACCCATCAAACAGAACTGGGGTTGCGCTCTGGGCCTGTCCCCTGCACAAGT ACCTGCGTACCCACTGGGCACTTGTGTGGATGGGAGTGCTACTGGGAGCTGCCTGTCTCCTACTGCTGCTCTTGTTGAAGAAGGAGGACATGAAAG gaTGGCTGAAATCCCTGAGGGCTGGCTGTGGCTCCAAGG GTCTGCTGCAAGGCCGGCGGGCACTGCTGGTGCACGCGGCAGAGCCGGTGGCGGAGCGGGCAGCGTGTACCCTGATGGCAGCTCTGCACTCACTGGGGCTGACGGTGGTGGCAGCACCGGGGGGTGGCAGTGGGGTAGCGGCTTTGGGGCCACTGCCCTGGCTGCACGCCCAGCACCACCGGGCACTGCGTGACAGTGATAccatcatcctcctcctctctccggCAGCCGTGGCTGCTGCACAGCAGTGGGATGCCGGGGCCAGGGTTGTGCCAGAGTCCGGGGCTGCTGAAAGCAGCCTTGGGCCCCGGCACAACCCTGACCCTGATGATGTCCCCTCTGTGGCACCCTGCGAGGTGTTTGCGGCAGCTCTGTCCTGTGCCATGCCAGTGTTGGCGGTGGCCAGTGGGCACTACGTGGTGGCCCGGCTGGAGGCCTTGGTGCCGGCAGTGCCCCCAGCGCTGCGGGCAGCCCCTGCCTTTGCACTGCCCAGCGAGATGGAGGGGTTCTTGCAGGCACTGGCAGGCCCAGCTCGGCAGAGGGGCCGGTGTCTAGAGCCAAATGTGGCGGCGGTGGCCGAGGCTCTGCAGCGGGCGGTAGGAGAATAA
- the CRELD1 gene encoding protein disulfide isomerase CRELD1 isoform X1 yields the protein MGPLLPRSPRRRGPGLGGALLGAALLGGVLLAVHADPDSHRDGAEPCRACRGLADSFIRGLERTEHEGFGGGNTAWEEEKLSKYQHSETRLLEVLEGVCAPSDFACHQLLERSEEHVEQWWFHEQQQHPDFFQWLCVDRLMLCCPPGTYGPDCRSCAGGPRQPCSGNGRCDGDGTRRGTGLCVCSPGYGGPFCAECGDGYYEASRNKSHLVCAECYQACGRCTGPEDSSCLRCKRGWVLHEHRCIDIDECGTEMAHCRANQYCVNTEGSYECRDCSTACIGCMGAGPARCKKCNKGYWRDGAKCLDVDECASAEEPVCTGVQEVCENTEGSYRCICAQGHIRRDGQCVEDKPPDAPEKGFFDDVTDDEVVVLQQMFFGVMICALATLAAKGDMVFTAIFIGAVAAMAGYWLSDRSDRVLDGFMKGR from the exons ATGGGGCCGCTGCTGCCGCGGTCGCCCCGGCGCAGGGGGCCCGGGCTCGGAGGGGCCCTCCTGGGGGCCGCCCTCCTCGGGGGAGTCCTGCTCGCCGTTCACGCCGATCCCGACTCCCACCGAGACGGGGCCGAGCCGTGCCGAGCCTGCCGCGGCCTCGCCGACAGCTTCATCAGG GGCCTGGAGCGGACAGAGCATGAGGGCTTTGGTGGGGGTAACACAgcctgggaggaggagaagctgtCCAAGTACCAGCACAG TGAGACCCGtctgctggaggtgctggagggcGTCTGTGCCCCCTCGGACTTCGCCTGTCACCAATTGCTGGAGCGGAGTGAGGAGCACGTGGAGCAGTGGTGGTTCCATGA gcagcagcagcaccctgaCTTTTTCCAATGGCTGTGTGTGGACAGGCTGATGCTTTGCTGCCCGCCTGGCACCTACGGCCCGGACTGCCGGT CCTGTGCCGGTGGGCCCCGGCAGCCCTGCAGTGGCAATGGGCGATGCGATGGTGACGGCACACGCCGCGGCACCGGCCTCTGCGTCTGCAGCCCGGGCTACGGTGGCCCCTTCTGTGCCGAGTGCGGTGATGGCTACTATGAGGCCTCGCGGAACAAGAGCCACCTTGTGTGTGCTG AGTGCTACCAGGCATGCGGGCGCTGCACGGGTCCTGAGGACTCCAGCTGCCTTCGCTGCAAGAGGGGCTGGGTGCTGCATGAGCACCGCTGCATCG ATATAGATGAGTGTGGCACAGAGATGGCGCATTGCCGAGCCAACCAGTACTGCGTCAACACAGAGGGCTCCTACGAGTGCCGAG ACTGCTCCACGGCTTGCATCGGCTGCATGGGTGCCGGGCCGGCTCGCTGCAAGAAATGCAACAAGGGCTACTGGCGGGATGGAGCCAAGTGCTTGG ACGTGGATGAGTGTGCCAGTGCCGAGGAGCCAGTGTGCACAGGAGTGCAGGAGGTGTGTGAGAACACAGAGGGCAGCTACCGGTGCATCTGCGCCCAAGGCCACATCCGCCGAGACGGGCAGTGCGTTGAGGACAAGCCCCCTG ATGCCCCAGAGAAGGGCTTCTTTGATGACGTGACTGATGACGAGGTGGTGGTGCTGCAGCAGATGTTCTTTGGTGTGATGATCTGTGCCCTCGCCACGCTGGCTGCCAAGGGCGACATGGTCTTCACCGCCATCTTCATTGGCGCCGTGGCCGCCATGGCTGGCTACTGGCTCTCTGACCGCAGTGACCGTGTCCTCGATGGCTTCATGAAAGGCAGAtag